From a single Rhizobium lusitanum genomic region:
- a CDS encoding Hint domain-containing protein gives MTNYTWNGTNGDWNTAGDWSPNGTPGAVDTATVNSGSVDVSSIDFVGASALTVNAGGSMTIEGVLEIGGAHLNMVPNTLSAIGPITVNGGALIAGGFLTSASGTIILSNYGTFQWNGGQFVGGADASGLTVDLGATDSGTFVFSQPFNGTITDFNAGDIISYSGTGTVNSVDIVGNAAIFNTSAGTFTINFDPSVNTADFVISGNTITTNQVPCFVSGTRIRTTRGEIAVEDLRVGGLAVTSSGKARPIVWIGHRRIERPAPEAWPVRVMAGAFGDNLPVRDLFLSSGHAVCVDMAGEVFVPVGQLVNGSTIDWIEVPEVTYWHVELESHDVLLAEGMPCESYMDAGNGAFFGRAYSRLGKVDPQRVAESLARYARPFVDGGLIVEAIRERLACRAEAITPKQASKAA, from the coding sequence ATGACGAATTATACCTGGAATGGGACCAACGGCGACTGGAACACCGCTGGCGACTGGTCGCCCAATGGGACGCCGGGGGCGGTAGACACGGCCACGGTCAACAGCGGCTCGGTCGACGTCAGCTCGATAGACTTTGTGGGAGCTTCCGCCCTTACGGTGAACGCCGGGGGCAGCATGACGATCGAGGGCGTGCTCGAAATCGGCGGAGCCCACCTCAATATGGTCCCCAATACGCTCTCGGCGATCGGTCCCATCACCGTCAACGGTGGCGCGCTGATCGCCGGCGGTTTCCTTACCTCGGCCAGCGGGACCATCATCCTCTCCAACTATGGAACATTCCAGTGGAATGGTGGCCAGTTCGTGGGAGGCGCCGACGCCTCGGGACTGACCGTCGATCTCGGTGCGACGGATAGCGGCACGTTCGTGTTCTCGCAGCCCTTCAACGGCACTATCACGGACTTCAATGCCGGCGACATCATCTCCTATAGCGGCACCGGCACGGTAAATTCGGTCGATATCGTCGGCAACGCCGCCATATTCAACACAAGTGCGGGAACATTCACGATCAACTTCGATCCGAGCGTGAATACCGCCGACTTCGTAATCTCTGGCAACACCATCACCACCAACCAAGTGCCCTGCTTTGTCTCCGGCACACGCATCCGTACGACGCGTGGCGAGATAGCTGTGGAGGACCTTCGCGTCGGTGGCCTGGCCGTGACATCCTCGGGCAAGGCACGACCCATCGTCTGGATCGGCCACCGCCGGATCGAGCGCCCGGCGCCTGAAGCCTGGCCGGTGCGGGTTATGGCCGGCGCGTTCGGTGACAACCTTCCCGTTCGTGACCTCTTCCTCTCGTCTGGCCACGCAGTCTGCGTCGACATGGCCGGCGAGGTATTCGTTCCAGTCGGCCAGCTGGTCAACGGATCGACCATCGACTGGATCGAGGTTCCGGAGGTGACCTACTGGCATGTGGAGCTTGAGAGCCACGATGTGCTGCTCGCCGAGGGGATGCCTTGCGAGAGCTACATGGATGCCGGCAATGGTGCTTTCTTTGGCCGTGCGTATAGCCGCCTCGGTAAAGTCGATCCTCAGCGCGTCGCCGAGAGCTTGGCCCGATATGCCCGGCCGTTCGTTGACGGCGGCCTGATCGTCGAGGCCATCAGGGAGCGCCTCGCCTGCCGCGCCGAGGCGATCACTCCGAAACAAGCAAGCAAAGCTGCGTGA
- a CDS encoding ParB/RepB/Spo0J family partition protein, with amino-acid sequence MVDEILSYRQLAENGMAPDIIASRFGQSVVTVRQRLKLAKLSPKVLEELRGDDMSIEQARALALSDSHDEQERVWFESPSYNRDPRSLHSMLTREHVRSTDRLARFVGLEAYEAAGGGITRDLFGDDSSTFLTDPALLTRLAMAGLEQAAEPLKSEGWAWVETSLETSALYTSGYGRIYPQTRDLTDDEQAELSALGEACDEVQAQLETYEEGDPAIEADEAKLADIEQRIDAIRDATRRYAPQETALAGCIVAIDHGGGLHISRGYVKSEDRDRLAHLQRGETEAADSEDDEASAPVAVPEPGYSAALVEELTAIRTAALRVELANRPAVALAALLYPLVGRIFLSGYVSYDAAVEISGQRRELALSIKEPGEVRALAAWQAMKEAWGDTLPGQPADLWAWLLDQSTNKLLELLAFVTAANLNGVKAKHEQSRDRLANVERIAVAVGLNMGTYWTADAAFLGRLSKAGIAEVLVEAGCAAQVARAIEKAPKAEAVAEAEKQLAGKGWLPAVLRTATAD; translated from the coding sequence GTGGTGGATGAGATTCTGAGCTACCGGCAATTGGCAGAAAACGGCATGGCCCCGGACATCATCGCCTCCCGCTTCGGTCAATCCGTCGTCACCGTGCGCCAGCGTCTGAAACTCGCCAAGCTCTCGCCCAAGGTGCTGGAAGAACTGCGCGGCGACGACATGAGCATCGAGCAGGCGCGTGCCTTGGCGCTGAGTGACAGCCACGACGAGCAGGAACGGGTCTGGTTCGAGTCACCGTCCTATAACCGTGACCCGCGCAGCTTGCATTCGATGCTGACACGGGAACATGTGCGCAGTACCGACCGGCTGGCCCGGTTCGTGGGGCTTGAGGCTTACGAGGCGGCTGGTGGCGGCATCACCCGTGACCTGTTCGGGGACGACAGCAGCACGTTCCTTACCGACCCGGCGTTGCTGACGCGCCTTGCCATGGCGGGCTTGGAACAGGCGGCGGAACCCCTGAAGTCCGAGGGGTGGGCGTGGGTGGAAACCTCGCTGGAAACCTCGGCCCTCTACACCAGCGGCTACGGACGCATTTATCCGCAGACCCGCGACCTGACCGACGACGAACAGGCCGAGTTGTCGGCCCTTGGCGAAGCTTGCGATGAAGTACAGGCGCAGCTTGAGACCTACGAAGAGGGTGACCCTGCCATCGAGGCCGACGAGGCCAAGCTGGCGGACATCGAGCAGCGTATTGACGCCATCCGGGATGCAACCCGCCGCTATGCCCCACAGGAGACGGCGCTGGCCGGATGCATTGTCGCCATCGACCATGGCGGCGGACTGCATATCAGCCGGGGTTACGTGAAGTCCGAAGACCGGGACAGGCTGGCGCATTTGCAGCGTGGCGAGACCGAGGCAGCGGACAGCGAAGACGACGAGGCTTCGGCCCCGGTGGCCGTACCAGAACCGGGCTATTCCGCCGCGCTGGTGGAGGAGTTGACCGCCATCCGCACCGCCGCCTTGCGCGTCGAGCTTGCGAACCGTCCGGCGGTGGCGCTTGCCGCCCTGCTTTATCCGCTGGTGGGCCGTATCTTCCTCAGTGGCTACGTCTCCTATGATGCCGCCGTGGAAATCAGCGGCCAGCGCCGGGAACTGGCCCTGTCCATCAAGGAACCGGGCGAGGTTCGCGCTCTTGCCGCATGGCAGGCGATGAAGGAGGCATGGGGCGATACGCTTCCCGGCCAGCCTGCCGACCTATGGGCGTGGTTGCTCGACCAGTCCACCAACAAGCTGCTGGAATTGCTGGCCTTCGTGACCGCCGCCAACCTCAACGGTGTCAAGGCCAAGCATGAGCAGAGCCGTGACCGTCTCGCGAATGTGGAGCGGATTGCCGTGGCAGTGGGTCTCAACATGGGCACGTACTGGACGGCAGATGCGGCGTTCCTTGGCCGTCTGAGCAAGGCGGGCATTGCCGAGGTGCTGGTCGAGGCCGGATGCGCCGCTCAGGTGGCACGCGCCATCGAGAAAGCTCCGAAGGCCGAGGCGGTGGCCGAAGCCGAGAAGCAGCTTGCCGGGAAAGGCTGGCTCCCTGCCGTGCTACGGACGGCGACTGCCGACTAG
- a CDS encoding ParB/Srx family N-terminal domain-containing protein: MDTIAMTTATATEPVSIRATIEPIALSRLVPSKANVRCTNSTIGVSELADSIEAHGLLQNLTVRKGKKGKYEVVAGSRRLAALHLLAKEGRLAEDAAIPCNVRDDDNDTEPS; encoded by the coding sequence ATGGACACCATCGCCATGACCACCGCAACCGCCACCGAGCCTGTCAGCATCCGTGCGACCATCGAGCCGATTGCTCTGTCCCGGCTAGTGCCGAGCAAGGCCAACGTGCGCTGCACCAATAGCACTATCGGCGTGTCGGAGCTGGCCGACAGCATCGAGGCCCACGGCCTCCTCCAGAACCTCACCGTCCGCAAGGGCAAGAAAGGCAAATACGAGGTGGTGGCAGGCTCCCGCCGTCTGGCGGCCCTGCACCTGCTGGCCAAGGAGGGACGGCTGGCCGAGGATGCCGCAATCCCCTGCAACGTCCGTGACGACGACAACGACACCGAACCGTCGTAG
- a CDS encoding DUF2188 domain-containing protein: MTKKDELFIERREQGDYAVRRPGSQRASDVLPTQKEAIERAKELSPGSTPLVERVRNTDKGHPDKWRKP; the protein is encoded by the coding sequence ATGACCAAGAAGGATGAGCTCTTTATCGAGCGCCGGGAACAAGGTGATTATGCAGTGCGGCGTCCTGGCTCTCAGAGGGCAAGCGACGTTCTTCCCACGCAAAAGGAAGCTATCGAACGTGCGAAAGAACTCAGCCCTGGCTCAACGCCTTTGGTCGAGCGCGTTCGCAATACAGACAAGGGGCATCCTGACAAATGGCGGAAGCCGTAA
- a CDS encoding toll/interleukin-1 receptor domain-containing protein has translation MSEELANPKLFISYCWSNQDHESWVVRFAEELVSQGVHVILDKWDLKPGNDANDFMESMVKDKTVTKVIMICDESYVTKSDGRKGGAGTEAQIITPEIYTETKQDKFVAIVRERDEQGKPFLPTYYKGRIYFDLSDPATYAEEFDKIVRWAWDKPYHQRPALGSAPSFLKADNAPGKIASVVAHRRALEGIRGGASNAVALAGEYLEIVIGGLESFRLATSDQHRETFDEIVIASIEEFTPYRNELIELFAAIARHMPTETMAELLHRFFERWLPYFQAPEIARSYSEWDFDNYRFIAHELFLYAMAAFLRFEKLDMAAYLTNTEYYFRDRLAAGSEMRSFNVLDAHLHSLEHRNKRMKLGRFSLQADMLRERNQGTGVVFHHLMAADFVLFLRGIAQERYGSWWPDTLVYTGRSEGPFEMFARAKSAKYFERLKGLLGVDSASTFKTFIEELVANRDRVPRWHVHTLNVGGLCGLASLATSP, from the coding sequence ATGTCCGAAGAGTTGGCAAATCCGAAGCTCTTTATTTCGTACTGCTGGAGCAATCAGGATCATGAATCCTGGGTTGTGAGATTCGCCGAAGAACTGGTCAGCCAGGGCGTGCATGTCATTCTGGATAAATGGGATCTCAAACCTGGCAACGACGCCAATGATTTCATGGAAAGTATGGTCAAGGACAAGACCGTGACCAAGGTCATCATGATTTGCGATGAATCTTACGTCACCAAATCGGACGGCCGGAAAGGCGGTGCCGGGACCGAGGCTCAGATCATCACGCCCGAGATTTACACGGAGACCAAGCAGGATAAGTTCGTTGCAATCGTGCGGGAGCGAGACGAACAGGGCAAACCGTTCCTACCAACATACTATAAAGGACGGATCTACTTCGATCTTTCCGATCCGGCGACATATGCAGAGGAATTCGACAAGATTGTTCGATGGGCTTGGGACAAACCCTATCACCAGCGCCCGGCGCTTGGTTCAGCGCCAAGTTTTCTGAAAGCGGACAATGCACCAGGCAAGATCGCGAGCGTGGTCGCTCATCGAAGGGCCTTGGAAGGAATCAGGGGCGGCGCTTCAAATGCAGTTGCCCTTGCCGGCGAGTATCTTGAGATCGTTATTGGCGGTTTGGAAAGCTTCAGACTTGCGACGAGTGATCAGCATCGCGAAACGTTTGACGAGATAGTCATCGCAAGTATCGAGGAATTCACGCCTTATCGCAATGAGCTCATTGAGCTGTTTGCCGCTATCGCCCGGCATATGCCAACAGAAACCATGGCTGAACTTTTGCACCGCTTCTTCGAACGATGGTTGCCTTACTTTCAAGCCCCAGAAATCGCGCGCAGCTATAGCGAATGGGATTTCGACAACTATCGATTCATTGCGCACGAACTGTTCCTGTACGCAATGGCGGCCTTTCTCCGGTTCGAGAAGCTCGATATGGCCGCCTATCTCACGAATACGGAATATTACTTCCGCGATCGCCTTGCCGCTGGATCAGAAATGCGATCCTTTAATGTCTTAGACGCCCATCTACACTCGCTCGAACATCGCAATAAGCGCATGAAGTTAGGACGTTTTTCTCTTCAGGCTGATATGTTAAGAGAACGCAACCAGGGTACTGGCGTTGTATTCCATCATCTTATGGCTGCAGACTTTGTCTTGTTTCTTCGCGGTATTGCGCAAGAACGTTACGGTTCTTGGTGGCCAGATACTTTGGTTTATACGGGCCGGTCGGAAGGACCGTTTGAGATGTTCGCACGAGCGAAATCGGCAAAATATTTTGAGCGGTTAAAAGGGTTGTTGGGTGTCGATAGTGCATCGACCTTCAAAACGTTTATCGAAGAGCTAGTCGCAAATCGTGATCGCGTTCCCAGGTGGCATGTCCATACGCTGAACGTGGGCGGGTTATGTGGATTGGCAAGCTTGGCAACGTCTCCCTAG
- a CDS encoding helix-turn-helix domain-containing protein yields MRANYGQWPASSSDSEGHPVDRHVGQQIRILRIQSNLSQTDLGKGIGLSYQQMQKYETGKNRVSASMLYKMASYLRIPVARFFEGLPDPLAGEPSQVTSEIDERIAYLATAEGGRLMEDILLLPPRVRSRLLSLIGSLAEE; encoded by the coding sequence ATGAGAGCTAATTATGGGCAATGGCCGGCGTCGTCATCCGATTCTGAAGGCCATCCTGTCGATCGTCACGTCGGACAGCAGATCCGCATTCTCAGAATTCAATCCAACCTGTCACAAACCGATTTGGGAAAAGGTATCGGCCTCAGCTATCAGCAGATGCAGAAATATGAGACGGGCAAAAACCGCGTCAGCGCCTCGATGCTCTATAAGATGGCGAGCTACCTGCGGATCCCCGTGGCACGGTTTTTCGAAGGGCTTCCTGATCCGCTCGCAGGAGAGCCAAGTCAGGTCACATCCGAGATTGACGAGCGCATCGCGTATCTCGCGACCGCTGAAGGTGGGCGATTGATGGAGGATATCCTGCTGCTGCCACCCCGCGTGAGGAGCAGGCTTCTGTCGCTAATCGGGAGCCTGGCTGAAGAATAG
- a CDS encoding VOC family protein, with protein sequence MSIISHITLGTNDKERSAEFYDAVLGAIGFSRLPKPPEKPLAYERDGQMPTIYIYTPEDGRPATWGNGTHVAFIADTKAQVHVFHEQALKLGGKSEGEPGPRPHYGPNYYAAYVRDPDGNKLQAVCYASE encoded by the coding sequence GTGTCCATAATTAGCCATATCACCTTGGGAACGAATGATAAGGAACGCTCGGCAGAATTCTATGACGCCGTGCTGGGAGCAATTGGCTTTTCCAGGTTGCCCAAGCCACCAGAAAAGCCATTGGCCTATGAACGAGACGGGCAGATGCCGACCATCTACATTTACACCCCGGAGGATGGCCGTCCTGCAACATGGGGAAATGGAACGCATGTTGCCTTCATTGCCGATACGAAAGCTCAGGTTCATGTTTTCCATGAACAGGCCCTGAAACTGGGAGGTAAGAGCGAAGGAGAGCCAGGCCCTCGGCCTCACTACGGCCCGAATTACTATGCTGCTTATGTCCGCGATCCTGATGGAAACAAATTGCAGGCTGTCTGCTACGCCTCGGAGTGA